GTCGATGGAGAGCGCCATGGAGCAAGATGAGCAGGAAGAAGAGAGTGCAAAGCTTTCGCGTTCTGAAAAACGCTATGCGAGGCTCGTTCGCGACAAAGATTCAAGGAAGCCACAAGAATCCCTTGCGTACCTTTCTGTGAATGAACTGTGTCTGCCTGTTGCGTACCTGCGTCGATTACAAAAGCAAGCGAAAGCGCAAAATATCGAACTTGGCGCGTACCTGACGTACATCTTGTTTTATAAAGTTGAAAGAAGTGGTCTAACGACTCTTGTGCTCTCTCGCAATGAGAAAGCGTGGTTCATGTCAAAGAACAAGGGCTGCGCGACTGTCAAAACAGAAAAAGAGAAAGAAGGCTAGCTAGCTCACTGTCTTTCTTGCTTCTGCTCCCGTCACTGTCGATTGACAAGGTGTCAGCAGCGGCATCTTGCCAATGAGCAGCTCTTTACCTTTGACAGGTGCGACGTACTGTACCCACATCTGCATGAATGTGGCGAGCATCTCTTGATTGTTCTTCGTGACAGTCTCCTTAAGCTGTGCCACCTCCTCTTTCAGGTTGTTCTCTTCTGCCATCTGCTCTTCAAGCGCCTGTCTAGTCAGTGCATATCCGCACTTCTGGCATTGCCTGAACTCAAGCGCGTTTACAGTCTCGCACCGTGGACATGGGCGATTGAGGGGAGCAGGCTCATCTTCTTCTGTAATAATGCCATCGTGGACAAGGATTGCTTTCTCTACCTCTTCGCTCAGCGTCATTGCCATATAGCGGCCTGCCTGCTTGCTATTTGGAACCCATCTGACCTTTTGAGTAAGAGCGTACGAGGGCAGGTATGTGGCGTCATGACGGATTGCTGAATGACGGAAACAATACGGATTCCACCTTTTCGTTTTCAAGAGAAGTTCAAGCTTTTGGACTTCTTTTTCATCCTTAATCTTGCCTGCGGCGAGCATGGCCTTGATGCTCTTTCTCAAGTTGTTGGTGATTTTCCAGAGATAGTCCGGGTCAAGAGGGTCTCCAAGTGTCCCACCGCGCTTCATGTTGCAGAGAAGCGGCGCGTTAGGGTCATCCTTGAATGGGTGCTCATTCTTCCATGCGAGGAGGTAGGGGAACGACATTCTAAGAAGTACGGGCCCGCCTCCCGTCTTGGTGTTGCTTGGGATCTCTGCTCGTGCATGTTTCTGAAAGTACTGGACGTGCTTGTTCATCATTTTGCAGAGCTCGTGGTTCCTACCGTCCATATCCCAGAGCATAGCGATGGCCGCTTTGTTGCGTGCTAAAGGTTCGTACGGTAGAATTACCAACACTTCTTCTCTTTTCCAAGTTTCGTTTATGGCGTATGTGCTTTTGCGCTTTGTACGCATCTTCTTTATCTTGCAAAACTCGGGTGTTTTCCAGTCTTCGATTGGCACCTCATCGGGTCGCTTGCCGGGTATCTTGACGTTGTGCAGCCAGCGGAAGAAGTGCTTTAACCTGTTCAAATAGTCGTTGTACGTCGTTTTCCATGCCTCTTCATCTGGCGAGCCCCTGTACTGCTTCAGGAAGTTCAAGATATCCTCCTGATCTTTGATGCTAAGGAGCGTCTTGCTCTTGCTTGTCTTGGACAGCCAAGCTGTAAAATACGTCACTGCCTTCAGGTTGTTTTTCCGGTAACTCTCTGAAGCGAGATTGTGGTCCATGAAGGCATCGAAATCGTGGATCAGCTTTGCATTTGTCCTATTCCTGACCGCGGTGTCAACCTTGGCTTGGACTGTCTTGAGAGTCACCGGCATCGGGTGGGTCTACCTCCGCGAGTGCTTCTTGCACTATTTAGGATTCGCCGCTGCTTCTTCTCGTTCGGCAACTGGCTAACAGTAGAACCAGACAAAAAGCGGGCCCGTCGGGATTCGAACCCGAGACAACCGGATTTCTTTCTTTTGTAGAAAGTTAAAAGTCCGGTACTCTACCTGGCTGAGCTACGGGCCCACACCCGCACGTAACGCTTGCGCTGGGCTTAATTTAATGGTATTTCAACAAGGACCAGCACCTTTAATTGTGACGCTCCTGATACACCTATAATGGTAGACCTAGTCTACGGCAGGGGCATTACTGACCTTGCCCGCGAGATGCCCTTTTACATCAGCATTTTCAAAAAGATCATCGCTTATCGCCTCTTCAAGAGCAAGCAGCCGATGTACGGCTCTGTAGACGTCAACAACATCTGCAATTTGCACTGCACGCACTGCTACTGGTGGCTCAACCGCAAGGAGGGCGAGGACCTCACCGCTGAGGACTGGCGCAAGATAATCAAGGAAAAGATAAACAAGAACCACCTCTTTGTCGTGACCCTTGTCGGGGGCGAGCCTACCATGCGCCCCGACGTCATCCAGACCTTCTGCGAAGAGATGCCGCACCGCGTCTGCGTTGTGACAAACGCCACCTTCCCGCTAAAGCGCTTTGAGAACCTCTATTTCTACTGGGTCTCGATGGACGGGACGGAAAAGATCCACGACATGATACGCGGCAAGGGCTCGTACGCCAAGACGAGGCAGAACATCCTCGACTACGTAGCCGGGCCAGACAGGCGGGGCAAGCCGGCGTGGAAGGACATCTGGATCACCATGACGATAAACTCGCAGAACTACATGACCGTGGAAGACCTGACGGAGGAGTGGCGCGGAAAGGTGAACAAGATAGGGTTCCAGTTCCACACGCCGTTTGCAAAGGGCGACCCTCTGTTCATGCCCTTTGGAGAAAAGCGCAGCGAAGTGGTGGACAAGATAATCGCGCTCAAGAAAAAGTACCCCGACTTTGTGATAAACTCGCCAAAGCAGATCTCTCTCATGAAGGGCAACTGGGGCGGCATCGGGACGACCCCCGTGGACTGCCCGTCGTGGGCCATCATGTCGTTTGACCACATGGGGCGCATAAAGATGCCCTGCTGCATCGGAAGCGCGGATCCAAAGGCGCAAAAGCCGCTCTGCGAAGAGTGTGGCCTCGGCTGCTATTCCATCCTTGTCGCGCAGGGTATAGTCGGCAACTAGGGAAGGAGGAGCGCAAGCGCCCTCACGGGCGAGCCCGATGCGCCCGCCAGCTTTAACGGCGCTACAACCAGCGTGAACCTCTTCTTTTTTCCTATCTTGTCAAGGTTGCAGAGGTTCTCGACGGCAAGCACGCCTGCCTGCAGGAGGATGTTGTGCGCCGTGAATTTTCCGTCAAAGCCGGCGTCGATGCTCGGGCCGTCTATTGCCACCGCATTAACTTTGTTCTTTGCAAGGTACGCCGCAGCCTTGCCTGACAGGCCCGGGTTTTTCGTCATGTAATGGCTGTTTTTGTATTGCCGCTCCCAGCCTGTGGCAAACACCACCGTGTCACCCTGCCTGACCTCCTCTGAGATGTCGGCGATCTCGATGAGCTGGTCTGCCTTTTTTGGCACTTTTATCAACACCGCTTGCGAAACCAGCCTTGACGCGGAAATGCCGTCTATCGCCTGCTTGCCGGGCGCAAAATGCGAGGGCGCGTCCATGTGCGTGCCGGTGTGGGTGCTCATGTGCACCACCTCCGAATCATAGCCGTGCACGTCAAACCTGGACCATGCGACAAACGTCGGCTGCGGCGAGCCGGGAAACACCTTGGTTACCGGTGACACCCTCATCGTGAGGTCAATTACCTCCATCATCTTCACTACGCCTTTTCCTCGCAAGCCCTGGTTAATAAGCAGCAAAGAACCCTTCTCATGCTGCCCGCGGTTTGTTTAATAACTTGGGACACGCAAGGAATGCATGCCAACAGCATACGTCCTTATCAACTGCGACCTTGGTTCTGAAGAAGACATCATAAGGGACCTGAAAAAGCTGCCGGAAGCAGTGGAGGTGAGCGGCGTGTATGGCGTGTATGACATCATCGCCAAGATACGCTCTGATAGCATGGACAAGCTGCGTGAAACCATCACTTGGCACGTCCGAAAGATAGACAAGGTGCGCTCCACCCTGACCATGATAGTGATAGAGGGCCAGGGCGAGAAGAAAAAGTAATAGCTACTGCAACAGCAGCGCCTTTATCTGGGCCGCAATTGTTGCGGCCTGGGCCTCTGTGTTGAAAAAGTGGGGCGCGGCCCTGATTATCTTTCTTCCACCTGCAACCTCGCGCTCGGCAAGCACCGTTCCGCTTTCTTCTTCCAGCTTCCTCACTATCATCGAAGGGTCCTTTGGCACCGAAAACGTGACTATGGACGTGCGCTTGCTCACGTCTTGCGGCCCGTGCAGCGTGACGCCCTCGATCCTGCCGAGCTCTTGCCGCAGGGCCTCTGCAACCTTCATGTTCGCAGAGCGTATGTTGTCGATGCCGACGCGAAGGATGTAGCGCAGAGCTGCTTCAAGGCCAGCCGCGCCAGGATAGTTTCTAAAACCTGTCTGCAGCCGGTGAGGCATACCCCTGATGGCGATAATGCTGCTGTTGTTGCCTGAAACCATGGCCGACTCGCCTCCAATCGAGGGCGGCTCTAGCATCTCTGCGGCCTTTTTGCTGCAATACAATATTCCCATGCCCATCGGCCCGCAGAGCCACTTGAAGCCGGGAAACGCCATAAAGTGGCAGCCGATCTTTTTGACGTCTATCCTGATTGTGCCGGCAGTCTGCGCAGCGTCCACGCAAAACAGGGCGTTGTTTTCCTCTGTTATCCTGCCGACCTCTTCAAGTGGCATAATCGCGCCCGTGTTGTACAGCGCGTGGCTCATCGTGACAAGCCTGCTTTTCCTGGCGGCTTTTTCCAGTTCATCCAGATCGAAAAAGCCGTTTTCGTCTATCGCAAGCTCTTTCAATACCATGCCTCTTTGTTGCGACAGGCGCAGCCAGGGCAAATAGTTGGCAGGGTGCTCGTGCTTGCCTCCCCTTGCGATTATCGTGTCGCCTTTTTGCCACGAAATCCCGTTTGCGACGATGTTGATGCCCTCCGTTGTGCTCTGGGTAAGGACCACTTCTTCCGGCTCGCAGTTTATCAGGTGCGCCACCCGCGTCCTCAATTCTTTCAGCAGCAAAGTGATATAGTCGGAAGTCGCCTGCGCGTCCGGTCCCTCGTCGGCGCACTTTACCATAAAGTCCGTCGTGGCCTTGACCACGGCAAGCGGTGTCGGTGCCACTGCTCCGTTGTTCATGTATATCATCTTCTTTGTTATCGGAAAGTCCGTCCTCAAGTCGGGCGCGTCCGGGGCCACTGTCATTGTTATATTCTCCTTCCTCGATAGGTTTTTGCAATTGGGCGCATATAATCTTGCCCGCATGTTGAGCAAAAAGGGCCTCAACACACTCCTTTTCAGCGACCCGTACGCCAAGCTGTGCTGCACCTCGATGCTCGCCGGGCAGGGAAACAACGTGGTCTATTTCGACCTTGATACCACGTTTTCCGCGTACCTGAAGGCCGGCATCGTAAAGGCGCAGGGCGTAGACGTCTACCTGCCTTCAGAGGGCAGGTTCATCGGGATGCTAAAGGATGTCCTGGCAAAGATGGAAGAAGATGAAAAAAAGAAGAAGTGCTCCCTTGTCATCTTTGACTCGATAAACAGCTTTTACACGATGTACTACGGCAGCTACTACAGGAGCCATAGCAGCGAAAGAGGGGCGGGCGGCAACATCAACCACCTACTGTCGGTACTCCTGATGCTGCTCGTGAGGCAGGGAGTGTCGCTTGGCGTGCCAGTGCTTGCGACCAGCATGCTCCGCTTCCGCAAGGAAGGCGGGTGGAAGCAGTCGCCGGCAAGCCGGCGCCTGTTGCAGAAAAAGAGCGCGTCACGCCTGCAAGTCAACCGCGTCGAAAACGAGATAATCGTACAAGTGCTGGAGCATGAAAAGATTCCTGAAGGGACGTCGCTTTCCTTTGAAATTACAGCTTTACGTTGACTAGCAGGTAGCCTATCATCAGCGCCACTGCGACGATGCCAAGGCCGCCAGCAAGCATGACCTTTTGCGCCCTTGCCCCTGCAGACTTGCCCGCCCTGTGGAGCATAAACATGCCTGCAAGCCCTATCACAAGTATCAGGGTTATTGCGGCAGTTTCGCCCGGCGTCTGAATCGACCTTGACGGCACGATAAACGCCGCCACTCTCGAGCCCTCCGTCACGGCGTTTACCACGCCTGACGAGAGCACAAAGAACGCGATGATGTATCCGGCCGCCACAATTGCGGCAACCTTTGAAGCGCCGGCAAACAGAGACATATCTATTGCAACCCTTAAAGTCGGGTCGATAAATAAACTTTGCAATGAAAAAGTGCGCCGCCTGCGCAAGGGAGTCTGGCGACGGCAGAAAATACTGCAGGTACCATGCAAAGGCTCTTGAGCAACTGAAGAGCCACTATGATTCTTGGGTGGAGGCATACGGCGGCATTTCGTGGCAGGACTATTTGCAAAGACTGCAAAAGATGGAAGAAGAAACAACAGGGCAGTGGGTCAGAGAAGTCATTGAAGCGGAAATGAAAAAGAAAGAAGAAGTGTAGTAGTAGTGGGGTGGGGCCGGACACTATTACATGTCCATGCCCATTCCGCCCATGCCGCCACCCATGCCTCCTCCCGGCGGCATAGCCGGCGCGCCTCCCGACTTGCTTGAGGCGATCACGTCATCGATCCTGAGGATCATAGACGCGGCCTCTGTCGCAGACTTGATTATCTGCTCCTTGACAGCAAGCGGCTCGACGACATCGAGTTTTGACATGTCAGCGACCTTGGCGTTCCTTGCATCTACGCCGGTCCACTTGCTTCCCTTGCTCTGCTTGGCGCGAAGTTCAGTCAGCGTGTCAATCGGGTCCATGCCGGCGTTCTCGGCAAGCGCAAGCGGTATTACTTCAAGCGCCTCCGCAAATTTCTCTGCGGCAAGCTGCTCCCTGCCAGAGAGCGTGCTGGCCCACTCGCGAAGCCTTGCTGCTGCATAGGCCTCTGGAGCGCCTCCGCCTGCCACGATGGCCGGCTTTTCAAGGACGTCCTTGGCAACCATGAGCGCGTCGTGGACCGACCTGTCGGCCTCGTCTACAACGCGTTGCGAGCCTCCGCGGATGAGGATCGTCACGGACTTGGGGTGCTTGCACCCTTCGATGAACACCCACTTGTCCGTCTCTACCTTGCGCTCCTCCACAAGCTCGGCAGAGCCAAGGTCCTTTGACGTCAGGTCGTCAAGGTTGTTGACGATCCTTGCGCCTGTCGCGCGGGACATTTTCGTCATGTCGCTTTCCTTCACGCGCCTTACAGTGAGGACGCCTGCCTTTGCAAGGTAGTGCTGGGCGATGTCGTCGATTCCCTTCTGGCAGACAACCACGTTTGCGCCTGCCTTGACCACCTTGTCGACCATGTCCTTGAGCATCTTGTTTTCCTCCTCAAGGAACATCTTCATCTGGTCTGGCGAGCTGATGTTTATCTTGGCGTCAAACTCGGTCTTTTCAATCTCCAGCGCGGCGTTTATCAGCGCAATCTTGGCCTTCTCGACGCGCTTTGGCATGCCGCCATGCACTACTTCCTTGTCAAGCACGATGCCTTTTATCATCTTGGTGTCGCGGATGGAGCCTCCCGCCTTCTTTTCCACCTTGATGTCGTCAACGTCCATCCTGAATCCGCCGTCGGTCTTTTCCGCCACGGAGAGCGCCGCGTTTACCACTATTGCGGCAAGGTCGTCAGCCTCCCTCGACACTATCTTGGTCTGCATCGATGTCCTTGCAATCCTGGCAAGCTCGTCCTTCTCGTTGCCCTCGATCTTTTGCGCGATGCTGTTGAGGACTTCGATGGTCTTGGCCGCGCTCTTGCGGTAGCCATCTACGATTATTGTCGGGTGGACGTCCTTGTTGATGAGCTCTTCTGCCTTTTCAATGAGGGCGCCTGCAAGCACGACCACCGAGGTTGTGCCGTCGCCGACCTCGTTGTCTGTAGCCTTGCTTATCTCGACCATCATCTTTGCCGCCGGGTGCTGCACGTCGATCTCCTTCAAGATGGTGGCGCCGTCGTTGGTGATGGTGACGTCTCCGAGGCTGTCCACTAGCATCTTGTCCATGCCGCGTGGGCCAAGCGAGGTCCTGACTACCTCCGCGATGAGTTTTGCCGCCGTGATGTTATTCTTCTGGGCGTCGCGACCCTTCGTCTGGGACGCTCCCTCTTTCAAAATCAGTACTGGCATTCCGCCTGCTGAAGCTTGTTGTATTGACATTTTTCATATTCCTCCTAAAATAGGCAAAATAATTTCACCTTTGGCGGATATTTTAGCCTTGCGACGATATTCGGATCATGATGGTATCTTGGCAAGCCTTATCCTGGCAATGCCGTTGAGGTACTGTACGGACTCGACGGTTGCGCCGGCCGCCGTGTCCGGGAGTTTTGCGGCCATCTCGTACCTGCGCGACCCGTTTGCAGTGATCCGAACAAGCTTTGACTCTTGCTCGTACGTGGCGTGGATTGCAGAGGCGTCGGCGACGCCCTTTATCTCTGCGATTATCTCGTAATAGCCGGGGCCCTCTATGACCTCGGGCGGCGTCTCGCTCACGACGTCCTCTATCTTGGGGCGCACTTTTTTCACCGGCGGCTTGTACGTGGTGCCCTTGCCGGCAAGGCTTGCTAGCTTGGGCAGGATAAAGTTCCTTCCAAAAACGCCAGTCACCGCGCCGGCGATAAAGCCGCCGACGTGCGCAAGGTACGCGACGCCCGAGTCGCCAAACGGTCCAAACTGGCCAATGACTCCAAATATCAGCTGCAGCGCAAACCAGAACGGTATGTAGACCAGCACGGGTATGCGCACCGTGTAGATGAAAAATGCCGTGATTATGGTGTAGATCCTTGCCCTGGGGAACATGACCATGTACGCGCCAAGCACTCCTGATATTGCGCCTGACGCCCCTACTGCCGGTATCGCCCCGTCGCCCGTGGACACGGCGGCTGCGCTGTGCAAGAGCGCGGCCGCAAAGCCCCAGCCGATGTAGAGCAGGATGTATTTTACGCGCCCGAACTTGTCCTCTATGTTGTCGCCAAATACCCACAGGAACACCATGTTGCCGATGATGTGGGCGATGCCTCCGTGCATGAACATCGAAGTCACGACTGTAAAGGCGCTTCCCGGCCATTCCGAGAACAGCCTGTCCGGCACGGTTCCGTACATCAAAAACATCTCTGTCAAGGCCCGCTCGTCGGTGAAAAAGCTTGTCACCGACGCCTGCCAGATGAATACTGCAATGTTGATCCCCATCAGGGTGTAGTTGAGCCACGGTCTGCCATGTATCCTCTCGGCGTCATCATGGATTGGAAACATATTCTAGCGCGTTACCTTTACCACAAACCTACGGGAATTAAGTCTTTAGCTAGCTGAATCCAAACGGGTTCATGTTTGGCATGTCCCCGCCGCCTTTTTCGCTGTGCGCTTTTTTCATGTGGCGCTTCATGCGCTCCTTGTCGTCAAACTTCATGTCGCAGTACTGGCACTTGAAAGTTCCGCCAGCCTGTTCTTCTTTTTTCTTGCCAAAAAGTCCCAAACTGCCTCTCGCACCCCGCCAGTTTTTCACTCCATGACTATCATGGTAAGCGTCGACTTTACTCCGTTGAGCTTGCGCAGCTTCCATGTTATGGTCTCTTTCACTTTCTCCATTGCGTCGGCCTCGACTTGGGCCACGATGTCATAAACGCCGTACACCTGATAGACCTCCTTGACGCCTTCCATCTTTTTCAGCTCGCTTACCAGTGAGTCCTCGCTTCCGAGCTCGGCGTTCATGAGAACGAAGGCTTTTGGCATAAGCAGTCTTTGGTTCCGGTGTATAAAAACTTGTACTTGATTTTCTGCTTGCCGTGCAGGCGCACACTTTTTACACTTCGTGCTTTAATTTTCCCTCGTCAAACGCGTCGGCGCTGCTCCACTGGTGGTTGAAAAAGTCGTTGCACCATTCCAGGAATTCCGCGCTTTCTCCATAGAACATGACGTTCAGATCCGGCTCGCCCTTTTGGTTCGGGAACATGACGCACCCCTGCTTTTCGTTGAATATGGTCATCACCTTGACGTCGGGGAGCATCCTGCGCTCGACCAAGCCCTTGTTGATAAAGTTGCGCCAGCCGACCTTCTGGAGAAGCTGCGTTCTGCCCTTTGGCACCACGGCGTTTGAAGCAAATATGTACGAGAATTTCACACCCTCGTCGACCCTTGCGCTTATCGTCTCGATGAGGTCCAGCGGCACCTGAGCCATTATCTCCTTGATAAAAGTGTCAGAGCTGCTGTACAGCGTCTTCCAGCGCTGGAGTATCGCCATCACGCCGTGCACCATCTCGCAGCCGCGAAACGAGCCGAGGCGCTGGACGAACTTGGGCGGCAAGTCGCCGAGGCTGTGGTCTGCAAAAAAGTCGCGGTGCCTGTAGAGAAAATCGTAGCTTGGCACCAGTGAAACCACGGTCCTGCCGTACGCGGTGAGCACGAGTTCGCCCTCCCTGCCCTTTGACACGAGCCCGGACTCTATCAGCCGCGTCATGTTCCTGTGGGCCTCCTGCATGGTAGCATCAAGCTCTGACGCAAGCTGCGACAGCCGATAGTCTTTTTCGCTCAGCCTTGACAGCATGGAGAGGCGTAAGTCGCCTGCGAGCTCGAAGAAAAGCGAACCTACGCCTTCGGTGGGCTGCCGCTCCGCTGCCATATGATCGCCACTTTTTACAATGCACGGGTTTAAAAATCTGTCAAAAAGGCGCACGAGAGGGCAACAGGAACGATTATAATTTGGGTAAACACACCCGCATGCGTAGAGAGTAGTATGGGCGATAAAAAGTC
The sequence above is drawn from the Nitrososphaera viennensis EN76 genome and encodes:
- a CDS encoding aminotransferase class V-fold PLP-dependent enzyme encodes the protein MTVAPDAPDLRTDFPITKKMIYMNNGAVAPTPLAVVKATTDFMVKCADEGPDAQATSDYITLLLKELRTRVAHLINCEPEEVVLTQSTTEGINIVANGISWQKGDTIIARGGKHEHPANYLPWLRLSQQRGMVLKELAIDENGFFDLDELEKAARKSRLVTMSHALYNTGAIMPLEEVGRITEENNALFCVDAAQTAGTIRIDVKKIGCHFMAFPGFKWLCGPMGMGILYCSKKAAEMLEPPSIGGESAMVSGNNSSIIAIRGMPHRLQTGFRNYPGAAGLEAALRYILRVGIDNIRSANMKVAEALRQELGRIEGVTLHGPQDVSKRTSIVTFSVPKDPSMIVRKLEEESGTVLAEREVAGGRKIIRAAPHFFNTEAQAATIAAQIKALLLQ
- a CDS encoding Lrp/AsnC ligand binding domain-containing protein — protein: MPTAYVLINCDLGSEEDIIRDLKKLPEAVEVSGVYGVYDIIAKIRSDSMDKLRETITWHVRKIDKVRSTLTMIVIEGQGEKKK
- a CDS encoding helix-turn-helix transcriptional regulator encodes the protein MAAERQPTEGVGSLFFELAGDLRLSMLSRLSEKDYRLSQLASELDATMQEAHRNMTRLIESGLVSKGREGELVLTAYGRTVVSLVPSYDFLYRHRDFFADHSLGDLPPKFVQRLGSFRGCEMVHGVMAILQRWKTLYSSSDTFIKEIMAQVPLDLIETISARVDEGVKFSYIFASNAVVPKGRTQLLQKVGWRNFINKGLVERRMLPDVKVMTIFNEKQGCVMFPNQKGEPDLNVMFYGESAEFLEWCNDFFNHQWSSADAFDEGKLKHEV
- the thsB gene encoding thermosome subunit beta, whose protein sequence is MSIQQASAGGMPVLILKEGASQTKGRDAQKNNITAAKLIAEVVRTSLGPRGMDKMLVDSLGDVTITNDGATILKEIDVQHPAAKMMVEISKATDNEVGDGTTSVVVLAGALIEKAEELINKDVHPTIIVDGYRKSAAKTIEVLNSIAQKIEGNEKDELARIARTSMQTKIVSREADDLAAIVVNAALSVAEKTDGGFRMDVDDIKVEKKAGGSIRDTKMIKGIVLDKEVVHGGMPKRVEKAKIALINAALEIEKTEFDAKINISSPDQMKMFLEEENKMLKDMVDKVVKAGANVVVCQKGIDDIAQHYLAKAGVLTVRRVKESDMTKMSRATGARIVNNLDDLTSKDLGSAELVEERKVETDKWVFIEGCKHPKSVTILIRGGSQRVVDEADRSVHDALMVAKDVLEKPAIVAGGGAPEAYAAARLREWASTLSGREQLAAEKFAEALEVIPLALAENAGMDPIDTLTELRAKQSKGSKWTGVDARNAKVADMSKLDVVEPLAVKEQIIKSATEAASMILRIDDVIASSKSGGAPAMPPGGGMGGGMGGMGMDM
- a CDS encoding rhomboid family intramembrane serine protease → MFPIHDDAERIHGRPWLNYTLMGINIAVFIWQASVTSFFTDERALTEMFLMYGTVPDRLFSEWPGSAFTVVTSMFMHGGIAHIIGNMVFLWVFGDNIEDKFGRVKYILLYIGWGFAAALLHSAAAVSTGDGAIPAVGASGAISGVLGAYMVMFPRARIYTIITAFFIYTVRIPVLVYIPFWFALQLIFGVIGQFGPFGDSGVAYLAHVGGFIAGAVTGVFGRNFILPKLASLAGKGTTYKPPVKKVRPKIEDVVSETPPEVIEGPGYYEIIAEIKGVADASAIHATYEQESKLVRITANGSRRYEMAAKLPDTAAGATVESVQYLNGIARIRLAKIPS
- a CDS encoding C2H2-type zinc finger protein; translation: MGLFGKKKEEQAGGTFKCQYCDMKFDDKERMKRHMKKAHSEKGGGDMPNMNPFGFS
- a CDS encoding radical SAM protein — protein: MVDLVYGRGITDLAREMPFYISIFKKIIAYRLFKSKQPMYGSVDVNNICNLHCTHCYWWLNRKEGEDLTAEDWRKIIKEKINKNHLFVVTLVGGEPTMRPDVIQTFCEEMPHRVCVVTNATFPLKRFENLYFYWVSMDGTEKIHDMIRGKGSYAKTRQNILDYVAGPDRRGKPAWKDIWITMTINSQNYMTVEDLTEEWRGKVNKIGFQFHTPFAKGDPLFMPFGEKRSEVVDKIIALKKKYPDFVINSPKQISLMKGNWGGIGTTPVDCPSWAIMSFDHMGRIKMPCCIGSADPKAQKPLCEECGLGCYSILVAQGIVGN
- a CDS encoding Lrp/AsnC ligand binding domain-containing protein: MPKAFVLMNAELGSEDSLVSELKKMEGVKEVYQVYGVYDIVAQVEADAMEKVKETITWKLRKLNGVKSTLTMIVME
- a CDS encoding cyclase family protein, which encodes MMEVIDLTMRVSPVTKVFPGSPQPTFVAWSRFDVHGYDSEVVHMSTHTGTHMDAPSHFAPGKQAIDGISASRLVSQAVLIKVPKKADQLIEIADISEEVRQGDTVVFATGWERQYKNSHYMTKNPGLSGKAAAYLAKNKVNAVAIDGPSIDAGFDGKFTAHNILLQAGVLAVENLCNLDKIGKKKRFTLVVAPLKLAGASGSPVRALALLLP